Proteins encoded within one genomic window of Streptomyces taklimakanensis:
- a CDS encoding glucose 1-dehydrogenase yields MHRSHRLLSDKVALVTGASSGIGAAAAHVFAREGAAVVLAARREERLAGLVRDLRDDGHEASYVVTDVTRPEDTARAVRHAVERYGRLDAAFNNAGVGGDQTPLHLMDDVVYDTVMDTNVRGLWNCLRHEIAAMLDGGGGAVVNTASVGGLVAIPAAAPYVAAKHAVVGLTRAAAGEYAARGIRVNAVAPGATRSEITEDWFGRNPGLRDAVVGVTPQGRIAAPEEIAQAAAWLCSDRSPFLTGAVVPVDGGFTNG; encoded by the coding sequence ATCCACCGGTCGCACCGACTGCTGAGCGACAAAGTGGCCCTCGTCACCGGGGCCAGCAGTGGCATAGGTGCCGCCGCCGCCCACGTCTTCGCCCGCGAGGGGGCCGCCGTCGTCCTCGCCGCCCGTCGGGAGGAGCGGCTGGCCGGGCTCGTGCGGGACCTGCGCGACGACGGACACGAAGCCTCGTACGTGGTGACGGACGTGACGCGCCCCGAGGACACCGCGCGCGCCGTGCGGCACGCCGTCGAACGGTACGGACGGCTGGACGCGGCGTTCAACAACGCGGGCGTGGGCGGTGACCAGACGCCGCTCCACCTCATGGACGACGTCGTGTACGACACGGTGATGGACACCAACGTGCGCGGGCTCTGGAACTGCCTGCGGCACGAGATCGCCGCGATGCTGGACGGCGGTGGCGGGGCCGTGGTCAACACGGCCAGCGTGGGAGGGTTGGTGGCGATCCCCGCCGCGGCGCCCTACGTGGCCGCGAAGCACGCCGTCGTGGGACTGACCAGGGCGGCGGCGGGCGAGTACGCGGCGCGCGGCATCCGGGTCAACGCGGTCGCGCCCGGGGCCACCCGCAGCGAGATCACCGAGGACTGGTTCGGCCGCAACCCGGGTCTGCGGGACGCGGTCGTCGGTGTCACACCGCAGGGCAGGATCGCGGCGCCCGAGGAGATCGCCCAGGCGGCCGCCTGGCTGTGCAGTGACCGCTCCCCCTTCCTGACCGGCGCCGTGGTGCCCGTCGACGGCGGCTTCACCAACGGCTGA
- a CDS encoding DUF2795 domain-containing protein: MGKLDNPIELQKALGGVDYPTDRASLVEHAKKKGAKEEVVKELSSLKEDRFDGPDDVSKAVFGKG, encoded by the coding sequence ATGGGCAAGCTCGACAACCCCATCGAACTGCAGAAGGCACTGGGCGGCGTGGACTATCCCACCGACCGCGCGTCGCTGGTGGAGCACGCCAAGAAGAAGGGCGCGAAGGAAGAGGTGGTCAAGGAGCTCTCCTCGCTGAAGGAGGACCGCTTCGACGGTCCGGACGACGTCAGCAAGGCGGTCTTCGGCAAGGGCTGA
- a CDS encoding transposase produces the protein MVLDRFHRTHEIVWSEVADDFVTEYSRRMLISLPRRDQRENGELYISGLLSLTSRKSMRSIAATAGGGAAEQRLQHFISKSSWDWGPVRKALAADLDRALDPLGWVVKPMVVLKTGEHTVGVTESLVPRLGRVVNSQRSYGVWLTGDTQSAPVNWRLRLSGEWLTDAGRRRRAEIPEWVDADEGEVPSAAAVALELTRGWSLRPRPVIVDAREEDAGALARTLSAAEIPFVLRIGGATRLISWSAAREGRAVRLITAQHLAEGAIRGGRPARWVGRVGPADRGARITGTDVVLPPGAGTPPLRLVGVRRPGERRARELWLSNMTEVPFELVVRLGRLSERVDRDFAEISTKVGAMDFEGRTFGGWHRHITLSAVAQGIVTLSAAHDQAVDRPSDDHLQIV, from the coding sequence GTGGTCTTAGACCGCTTCCACAGAACGCACGAGATCGTCTGGAGCGAGGTCGCCGACGACTTCGTCACCGAGTACAGCCGGCGGATGCTGATATCGCTGCCACGCCGCGACCAGCGGGAGAACGGCGAGCTGTACATCTCCGGGTTGCTGTCGCTCACCAGTCGCAAGTCGATGCGCTCGATAGCGGCGACGGCCGGAGGCGGCGCGGCCGAGCAGCGACTGCAGCACTTCATCAGCAAGTCGTCGTGGGACTGGGGACCGGTGCGCAAGGCACTGGCCGCGGATCTGGACCGGGCGCTCGACCCGCTGGGGTGGGTGGTGAAGCCGATGGTGGTCCTCAAGACGGGCGAACACACCGTCGGAGTGACCGAATCGCTCGTCCCACGCCTCGGACGCGTCGTCAACAGCCAGCGTTCGTACGGCGTCTGGCTGACCGGTGACACACAGAGCGCCCCGGTCAACTGGCGGCTGCGGTTGTCCGGGGAGTGGCTCACCGATGCCGGGCGCAGGCGGCGCGCGGAGATCCCGGAGTGGGTCGACGCCGACGAAGGGGAGGTCCCGTCCGCGGCGGCGGTGGCGCTGGAGTTGACGCGGGGGTGGTCGCTGCGGCCCCGTCCGGTGATCGTGGACGCCCGTGAGGAGGACGCGGGGGCGTTGGCCCGGACCCTGTCGGCGGCGGAGATCCCCTTCGTGCTGCGGATCGGTGGTGCCACGCGGCTGATCTCGTGGAGTGCCGCGCGGGAGGGCAGGGCGGTCCGGTTGATAACGGCGCAGCACCTCGCCGAGGGGGCGATCCGCGGCGGGCGTCCGGCCCGGTGGGTCGGCCGTGTCGGCCCGGCCGACCGGGGCGCCCGGATCACCGGCACCGACGTCGTGCTGCCGCCCGGAGCCGGGACCCCGCCGCTGCGGCTGGTCGGCGTCCGGCGGCCGGGGGAGCGCAGGGCGCGGGAGCTGTGGCTGTCGAACATGACCGAGGTGCCGTTCGAGCTCGTCGTGCGCCTGGGCCGCCTCAGCGAACGCGTCGACCGGGACTTCGCGGAGATCAGCACCAAGGTCGGTGCGATGGACTTCGAGGGGCGCACCTTCGGAGGCTGGCACCGGCACATCACCCTCAGCGCCGTGGCGCAGGGCATCGTGACCCTGTCCGCCGCGCACGACCAGGCGGTCGACCGGCCGAGCGACGACCACCTGCAGATCGTCTGA
- a CDS encoding DEAD/DEAH box helicase: MTSPVRSPRSPRRRPARSGAPARQSAPSRNRGRSGAPRREEPTTPTGTPGLPPVTSFAELDMPAALLETLGRQGVTVPFPIQAATLPDSLTGRDVLGRGRTGSGKTLAFGLALLARTAGQRAEPGRPLALVLVPTRELAQQVTEALTPYARAVRLRVATVVGGLSIGRQAAVLKDGAEVVVATPGRLRDLVERRHCRLDEVRTTVLDEADQMADMGFLPQVTDLLDRVRPDGQRMLFSATLDRDVDRLVRRFLSDPVVHSVDPPAGAVTTMEHHILRVSVDDKNATTARIAARDGRVIMFVHTKRAVDRLVRRLLASGVRAGALHGGKSQNQRNRTLEQFRAGQATVLVATNVAARGIHVDSLDLVVNVDPPVDHKDYLHRGGRTARAGESGRVVTLVLPDQRREVDRMVAAAGVSPRVTPVRSTGEELVLITGAREPSGVPVTLPAPEPERNRREASGARGRSRRPARGRRTPAPGAERHGRGRTPRSAKGSRGAS, encoded by the coding sequence ATGACATCCCCCGTCCGCTCCCCCCGTTCCCCCCGCCGTCGCCCGGCCCGCTCCGGCGCCCCCGCGCGGCAGTCCGCGCCGTCCCGGAACCGCGGCCGCTCCGGCGCCCCGCGGCGCGAGGAACCCACCACACCGACCGGAACGCCCGGTCTGCCCCCGGTAACCTCGTTCGCCGAGCTCGACATGCCCGCCGCCCTGCTGGAGACGCTCGGTCGGCAGGGCGTCACCGTGCCGTTCCCCATCCAGGCGGCCACCCTGCCCGACTCGTTGACCGGCCGCGACGTGCTGGGCCGTGGACGGACCGGCTCGGGCAAGACCCTCGCCTTCGGGCTGGCCCTGCTCGCCCGCACCGCCGGCCAGCGCGCCGAGCCGGGTCGCCCGCTGGCCCTGGTGCTGGTGCCCACCCGGGAGCTGGCCCAGCAGGTCACCGAAGCCCTGACGCCGTACGCCCGGGCCGTGCGCCTGCGGGTGGCCACCGTCGTGGGCGGCCTGTCGATCGGCCGCCAGGCCGCCGTGCTCAAGGACGGCGCCGAGGTGGTCGTCGCCACCCCCGGACGGCTGCGGGACCTGGTCGAGCGCCGTCACTGCCGGCTGGACGAGGTGCGGACCACCGTCCTGGACGAGGCCGACCAGATGGCCGACATGGGCTTCCTTCCGCAGGTCACCGATCTGCTGGACCGGGTGCGCCCCGACGGCCAGCGGATGTTGTTCTCCGCCACCTTGGACCGCGACGTGGACCGGCTGGTGCGGCGCTTCCTGTCCGACCCGGTGGTCCACTCGGTGGACCCTCCGGCGGGTGCCGTCACCACGATGGAACACCACATCCTGCGGGTGAGCGTCGACGACAAGAACGCCACCACCGCGCGCATCGCCGCCCGTGACGGTCGCGTGATCATGTTCGTGCACACCAAGCGCGCCGTCGACCGCCTGGTCAGGCGCCTGCTGGCCAGTGGTGTGCGGGCCGGCGCGCTGCACGGCGGCAAGTCGCAGAACCAGCGCAACCGCACGCTGGAACAGTTCAGAGCCGGACAGGCCACCGTCCTGGTGGCCACCAACGTCGCCGCCCGCGGCATCCACGTCGACAGCCTCGACCTGGTCGTCAACGTGGATCCGCCCGTCGACCACAAGGACTACCTGCACCGCGGCGGTCGCACCGCCCGGGCCGGCGAGTCCGGCCGGGTCGTCACCCTCGTCCTGCCCGACCAGCGCCGGGAGGTCGACCGCATGGTGGCCGCCGCCGGTGTGTCGCCGCGGGTCACCCCGGTCCGCTCCACCGGCGAGGAACTCGTCCTCATCACCGGGGCGAGGGAGCCCTCCGGCGTCCCCGTCACCCTTCCCGCGCCGGAACCCGAGCGGAACCGGCGCGAGGCGTCCGGTGCCCGGGGCCGTTCCCGTCGTCCCGCGCGCGGCCGCCGTACGCCCGCCCCCGGCGCCGAGCGACACGGACGCGGCCGGACCCCCCGTTCGGCCAAGGGCTCGCGCGGCGCCTCGTGA
- a CDS encoding FAD-dependent monooxygenase, translating into MDADVVIVGGGPVGMLLAGELALHGVRTTVLEKEVKPSGESKAGTLHARTAQSLHRRGLLEAVQPGRYVAGRAPQRHVPFHFGGLPHLDLAPVVEEFPALVGSPQAYAEAVFAQRAVRLGAQVVRGAEVTDVREDDRHVEVTVRRGRHEERPVRASWVVGCDGARSVVRQKAGIAFTGTLPTISCLMGDVRLADPHGAPRGWNRTPRGWTIFWVDPAGHSRIGTYDFRGPHPDRGSPVTFEEFRSEVERITGHPVEMDAPRHLSRFGDAALQAEHYRVGRVLLAGDSAHVHFPAGGQGLNTGLQDAVNLGWKLAARVRGDAPTGLLDTYHTERHPVGARVLENVRAQVALMRPDPSTDALRRLFTDLMGVDEVNAYLAGMVSGSDIVYDVGRPADALAGRFVPETPLRTAEGTTGLAALLRPGRPVLLDLADRADVRRAAEGWAGRVDVVTARAEGGPPADAILLRPDGYAAWSAPVGGSGTEGLHAALRLWFGEPAEGAREEALRGGAAPPGRRSTPAARGSDASPGV; encoded by the coding sequence GTGGACGCGGACGTGGTGATCGTGGGGGGCGGGCCGGTCGGCATGCTGCTGGCCGGCGAACTGGCCCTGCACGGGGTCCGTACGACCGTACTGGAGAAGGAGGTGAAGCCCTCGGGCGAGTCGAAGGCGGGGACCCTGCACGCCAGGACCGCGCAGTCGTTGCACCGGCGCGGGCTGCTGGAGGCCGTGCAACCGGGCCGGTACGTGGCCGGGCGGGCGCCGCAACGGCACGTGCCGTTCCACTTCGGTGGTCTACCGCACCTCGATCTGGCCCCGGTGGTCGAGGAGTTCCCCGCGCTGGTCGGCAGCCCGCAGGCCTACGCGGAGGCGGTCTTCGCCCAGCGCGCCGTCCGGTTGGGCGCGCAGGTGGTGCGGGGCGCCGAGGTGACCGACGTACGGGAGGACGACCGGCACGTCGAGGTGACGGTTCGCCGCGGGCGGCACGAGGAGCGGCCGGTACGGGCGAGCTGGGTGGTGGGCTGCGACGGGGCCCGCAGCGTGGTGCGGCAGAAGGCCGGCATCGCCTTCACCGGCACGCTGCCGACGATCTCCTGCCTGATGGGGGACGTCCGGCTGGCCGACCCCCACGGCGCGCCGCGCGGCTGGAACCGCACCCCGCGCGGCTGGACCATCTTCTGGGTCGACCCCGCGGGCCACAGCCGCATCGGCACCTACGACTTCCGCGGCCCGCACCCCGACCGCGGGTCCCCGGTCACCTTCGAGGAGTTCAGGTCCGAGGTCGAGCGGATCACCGGCCACCCCGTCGAGATGGACGCGCCCCGTCACCTCTCCCGGTTCGGTGACGCCGCTTTGCAGGCGGAGCACTACCGCGTCGGACGCGTCCTGTTGGCCGGGGACAGCGCGCACGTGCACTTCCCCGCCGGCGGCCAGGGACTCAACACCGGTCTGCAGGACGCCGTCAACCTGGGGTGGAAGCTGGCCGCCCGGGTGCGGGGGGACGCGCCGACCGGGCTGCTCGACACCTACCACACGGAACGGCACCCCGTCGGGGCACGGGTGTTGGAGAACGTCCGCGCCCAGGTGGCGCTGATGCGTCCCGATCCGTCCACCGACGCGCTGCGTCGACTGTTCACCGACCTCATGGGCGTCGACGAGGTCAACGCGTACCTGGCCGGCATGGTCAGCGGGTCGGACATCGTCTACGACGTCGGGCGGCCCGCGGACGCGCTGGCGGGGCGTTTCGTCCCGGAGACACCGCTGAGGACGGCCGAGGGCACGACCGGTCTGGCGGCGCTGCTGCGTCCCGGACGGCCGGTGCTGCTCGACCTGGCGGACCGGGCGGATGTGCGGCGGGCCGCCGAGGGCTGGGCCGGGCGGGTGGACGTCGTGACGGCCCGCGCGGAGGGGGGACCGCCCGCGGACGCGATCCTGCTGCGCCCCGACGGCTACGCGGCCTGGAGCGCGCCGGTCGGCGGGTCCGGCACCGAGGGACTGCACGCGGCGCTGCGGCTCTGGTTCGGCGAACCGGCCGAGGGCGCGCGGGAGGAGGCGCTCCGGGGCGGCGCCGCTCCTCCCGGCCGGCGGAGCACACCGGCCGCGCGGGGTTCCGACGCGTCCCCGGGAGTGTGA
- a CDS encoding cold-shock protein, whose product MATGTVKWFNSEKGFGFIEQDGGGADVFAHYSNIATQGFRELQEGQKVTFDVTQGQKGPQAENIVPA is encoded by the coding sequence ATGGCCACCGGTACCGTGAAGTGGTTCAACAGCGAAAAGGGCTTCGGCTTCATCGAGCAGGACGGCGGCGGCGCCGACGTCTTCGCCCACTACTCGAACATCGCCACCCAGGGCTTCCGTGAGCTCCAGGAGGGCCAGAAGGTCACCTTCGACGTCACGCAGGGCCAGAAGGGCCCGCAGGCGGAGAACATCGTCCCGGCCTGA
- a CDS encoding S1 family peptidase, translating to MRRTSGVRTALSALLVLGTLTAAGTGLSTAVAAPSSPSAEPAPALVDAMERDLGLTEHEARERLRREARAAEIAPRAEKAAGAAFGGSWFDTRSGELVVGVTSRDKADEVRRTGAAPRVVEHSEKELEAAKERLDAHAEEESAPSGVSSWHVDPRSNSVVVNLVEGTERDGAVRAFLDEAREAGPVTVRESAGEAPRTFAAGVVGGDPYYTGNARCSIGFSVHGGFVTAGHCGRAGDSVRGWDGSQMGHFQGSSFPGNDYAFVSTGHGWWTVPVVLGWGKTSDVLVRGSAEAPVGASICRSGSTTQWHCGQVLAKNETVNYSQGAVHQMTKTSVCAEPGDSGGSFISGDQAQGVTSGGWGNCSGGGETWFQPVNEILSVYGLTLHTA from the coding sequence ATGAGACGTACTTCCGGTGTGCGCACCGCCCTGTCCGCGCTCCTGGTGCTCGGCACCCTGACCGCCGCGGGCACCGGCCTGTCCACCGCCGTCGCGGCCCCCTCCTCCCCCTCCGCCGAACCCGCCCCCGCCCTGGTGGACGCCATGGAACGCGACCTGGGCCTGACCGAGCACGAGGCCCGGGAGCGGCTGCGCCGGGAGGCGCGGGCCGCCGAGATCGCGCCCCGGGCCGAGAAGGCGGCCGGCGCCGCCTTCGGCGGTTCCTGGTTCGACACCCGGTCCGGAGAGCTGGTCGTCGGCGTGACCAGCCGCGACAAGGCCGACGAGGTGCGTCGGACCGGGGCCGCCCCCCGGGTCGTCGAGCACAGCGAGAAGGAGCTGGAAGCCGCCAAGGAGCGGCTCGACGCCCACGCCGAGGAGGAGTCCGCCCCCTCCGGGGTGAGCAGTTGGCATGTCGACCCCCGGTCCAACAGCGTGGTGGTCAACCTGGTCGAGGGGACCGAACGCGACGGCGCCGTGCGCGCCTTCCTCGACGAAGCGCGCGAGGCCGGCCCGGTGACCGTCCGCGAGAGCGCCGGCGAGGCGCCGCGCACCTTCGCCGCCGGTGTCGTCGGCGGCGACCCGTACTACACCGGCAACGCCCGGTGCTCCATAGGCTTCTCGGTGCACGGCGGCTTCGTCACCGCCGGGCACTGCGGCCGGGCCGGCGACTCGGTGCGCGGCTGGGACGGCTCCCAGATGGGGCACTTCCAGGGTTCGTCCTTCCCCGGCAACGACTACGCCTTCGTGAGCACCGGCCACGGCTGGTGGACGGTGCCGGTGGTGCTGGGCTGGGGGAAGACCTCCGATGTGCTGGTGCGCGGCTCGGCCGAGGCCCCGGTGGGCGCCTCGATCTGCCGTTCGGGCTCCACCACCCAGTGGCACTGCGGTCAGGTGCTGGCCAAGAACGAGACGGTCAACTACAGCCAGGGCGCCGTCCACCAGATGACCAAGACCAGCGTCTGCGCCGAGCCCGGCGACTCCGGTGGCTCGTTCATCAGCGGCGACCAGGCCCAGGGCGTGACGTCGGGCGGCTGGGGCAACTGCTCCGGCGGCGGCGAGACCTGGTTCCAGCCGGTCAACGAGATCCTGTCGGTGTACGGCCTGACGCTGCACACCGCCTGA